The Lysinibacillus pakistanensis genome includes a window with the following:
- the sigW gene encoding RNA polymerase sigma factor SigW, producing the protein MDALVNKRIKQVLKGDQNAFADIVSLYQHKLYQVCYRMLGNKQESEDIAQEAFVRAYMNLHTFDQKRKFSTWLYRIATNLCIDRIRKKKPDYYLDAEVAGTEGLDMYSQIAADDQLPEEQIEQMELQDRIQYEIGRLPDKYRSVIVLKYIEELSLQEISEILDMPLGTVKTRIHRGREALRKQLNNL; encoded by the coding sequence ATGGATGCGTTAGTAAATAAGAGAATAAAACAAGTGCTTAAAGGCGATCAAAACGCATTTGCCGATATTGTGAGTCTCTATCAGCACAAACTGTACCAAGTATGCTATAGGATGTTAGGAAATAAACAAGAATCTGAGGATATTGCTCAAGAAGCATTTGTTCGTGCCTACATGAATTTGCATACTTTTGATCAGAAACGAAAATTTTCTACGTGGCTTTATCGCATTGCGACTAACCTCTGCATAGATCGTATTCGGAAAAAAAAGCCGGATTATTATTTAGATGCAGAAGTAGCTGGTACAGAAGGGCTTGATATGTATTCGCAAATCGCAGCAGATGACCAGCTACCAGAGGAACAAATAGAGCAAATGGAGCTACAGGATCGCATTCAATATGAAATTGGACGTTTACCAGATAAATATCGTTCAGTTATAGTATTGAAATATATTGAAGAGTTATCGTTGCAAGAAATTAGCGAGATTTTAGATATGCCTCTTGGAACGGTGAAAACGAGAATTCACCGCGGACGTGAAGCATTACGTAAGCAATTAAACAATCTGTAG
- the rocF gene encoding arginase translates to MNKFDISIIGVPTDYGQARRGVDMGPSAIRYAGVVERLEAIGHKVQDLGDIRVSQTLKNAVVDEKLLNLEEVIEVSTALANNVHAVLEQKRFPLVFGGDHSIAIGTLAGLGEHYKNLGVIWYDAHADLNTPETTPSGNIHGMPLAVSIGLGHERLVRIRDFAPKIKPENVIIIGARSVDPGERELIRQQGIKVYTMHEIDRLGMTRVMEDALAYLKERNVDGLHLSLDLDGLDPLYTPGVGTPVPGGITYRESHLAMEMLQESGMLTSAEFVEVNPILDEKNTTANVAVALMGSLFGETLV, encoded by the coding sequence ATGAATAAATTTGATATTTCTATTATTGGGGTTCCAACTGATTATGGGCAAGCACGTAGAGGCGTAGACATGGGCCCCAGTGCGATCCGTTATGCGGGAGTTGTGGAACGCTTAGAAGCAATTGGTCATAAGGTACAAGATCTAGGGGATATTCGAGTTAGTCAAACACTTAAAAATGCCGTTGTAGATGAAAAACTACTTAATTTAGAGGAAGTTATTGAAGTTAGCACAGCTTTAGCAAATAATGTGCATGCAGTATTAGAACAAAAAAGGTTCCCATTAGTATTTGGTGGAGATCACAGTATTGCTATTGGTACACTTGCTGGTCTTGGAGAGCATTATAAAAACCTAGGTGTTATTTGGTATGATGCACATGCTGATTTAAATACACCTGAGACAACACCTTCTGGCAATATACATGGTATGCCTTTAGCTGTAAGCATTGGGCTTGGTCATGAGCGCTTAGTTCGTATTCGCGACTTTGCGCCAAAAATTAAACCTGAGAATGTTATTATTATCGGAGCTCGATCTGTAGACCCGGGAGAACGTGAGCTTATTCGTCAGCAAGGGATTAAGGTGTACACAATGCACGAAATTGATCGCCTTGGTATGACGCGTGTTATGGAAGATGCTCTTGCCTATTTAAAAGAACGGAATGTTGATGGCTTGCATTTATCCCTTGATTTAGATGGTCTGGACCCACTGTATACACCAGGAGTTGGGACACCTGTACCAGGGGGAATTACGTATCGTGAAAGTCATTTAGCTATGGAAATGCTACAAGAATCAGGTATGTTAACATCCGCTGAATTTGTTGAAGTTAATCCGATTTTAGATGAAAAAAACACAACAGCTAATGTTGCTGTTGCCTTAATGGGTTCTTTATTCGGAGAAACACTAGTTTAA
- a CDS encoding zf-HC2 domain-containing protein has product MNTCPEHIIDYMHDYLDGDISREHEQELKQHLHSCSDCKQLMQELSETIAFVKSASHITAPPHFEESVMARLPKPKSRVGMQKWIRRHPLFVAAAVFCLFMSATLIGNFMDDQHFSVTKQPNLVVDGQTVIVPEGEVVKGDIVVKNGDLIVEGEVDGNITVINGQYMASSAVVSGKIEEIDEAFEWLWYTIKNSVKTALTFEDKEETK; this is encoded by the coding sequence ATGAATACTTGTCCAGAGCATATTATAGACTATATGCATGATTATTTAGACGGTGACATTAGTCGTGAGCATGAGCAAGAGTTAAAACAACACTTGCATTCATGTAGTGATTGTAAACAATTGATGCAGGAATTGAGTGAAACAATCGCCTTTGTGAAGAGTGCTTCCCATATTACAGCACCTCCGCATTTTGAAGAATCTGTGATGGCTCGTTTACCGAAACCCAAAAGTCGTGTAGGCATGCAAAAATGGATTCGCCGGCATCCATTATTTGTGGCAGCAGCAGTATTTTGCTTATTCATGAGTGCAACTTTAATTGGGAACTTCATGGATGACCAACATTTCTCTGTGACCAAGCAGCCAAACTTAGTTGTTGATGGTCAGACAGTTATTGTACCTGAGGGAGAAGTGGTGAAAGGCGATATTGTTGTTAAAAATGGTGATTTAATTGTTGAGGGTGAAGTTGATGGCAATATCACTGTTATTAACGGGCAGTATATGGCTTCTTCGGCAGTTGTATCAGGTAAAATTGAGGAAATTGACGAAGCATTCGAATGGTTATGGTATACAATCAAAAATTCAGTAAAAACCGCTTTGACATTCGAGGATAAAGAAGAAACTAAATAA